The Candidatus Tanganyikabacteria bacterium genome segment CCAGGTACTCAACAACCTGCACCGCATCCTCAACCACGGCCGTCTCGCCGGCTCCGGCTACGTGTCGATCCTGCCGGTCGACCAGGGCATCGAGCACAGCGGCGGCGCATCGTTCGCCAAGAACCCCGCCTATTTCGATCCCGAAAACATCGTGAAGCTCGCGATGGAGGGCGGTTGCAACGCCGTGGCGTCCACGTTCGGCGTGCTCTCGGCCTGCTCGCGGTCGTATGCCCACAAGATCCCGTTCATCGTCAAGATCAACCATAACGAGTTCATCAGCTACCCCAATGCCTACGATCAGGTGCTGTTCGGCACGGTCGAGGACGCGTGGAACCTCGGCGCGGCGGCCGTCGGCGCCACCATCTACTTCGGCTCGGACGAGTCGCGGCGGCAGATCACCGAGATCGCCGAGGCCTTCGATCACGCGCACGAACTGGGCATGGCCACCGTGCTCTGGTGCTACCTCCGTAACTCCAAGTTCAAGGCCGACGGTACCGATTTCCACACCGCCATGGACCTCACGGGCCAGGCCAACCACCTGGGCGTCACCATCAAGGCCGACATCATCAAGCAGAAGCTCCCGGAGGTGTACCGGTCGGGCTACGAGACGCTCAACTTCGGGAAGATCGACAAGCGCGTGTTCAGCGACCTGGCGACCGACAACCCCATCGACATGACCCGCTACCAGGTGGCCAATTGCTACATGGGCCGCATCGGCCTCATCAACAGCGGCGGCGCCAGCTCCGGCGAGAGCGACCTGGCCGAGGCGGTGAAGACGGCCGTCATCAACAAGCGGGCGGGCGGCATGGGCCTGATCTCGGGCCGCAAGGCGTTCCAGCGCCCGCTCGAGGATGGCGTCGCCCTGCTCAACGCCATCCAGGAC includes the following:
- a CDS encoding class I fructose-bisphosphate aldolase, producing the protein MVLTAETTTSRIEELLGKDAASLLGHVCKGIDKSMLHPPGPDFLDRVFVQSDRSPQVLNNLHRILNHGRLAGSGYVSILPVDQGIEHSGGASFAKNPAYFDPENIVKLAMEGGCNAVASTFGVLSACSRSYAHKIPFIVKINHNEFISYPNAYDQVLFGTVEDAWNLGAAAVGATIYFGSDESRRQITEIAEAFDHAHELGMATVLWCYLRNSKFKADGTDFHTAMDLTGQANHLGVTIKADIIKQKLPEVYRSGYETLNFGKIDKRVFSDLATDNPIDMTRYQVANCYMGRIGLINSGGASSGESDLAEAVKTAVINKRAGGMGLISGRKAFQRPLEDGVALLNAIQDVYLNKEITVA